One window of the Triticum dicoccoides isolate Atlit2015 ecotype Zavitan chromosome 3B, WEW_v2.0, whole genome shotgun sequence genome contains the following:
- the LOC119277281 gene encoding serine carboxypeptidase-like 18, with protein MIPTRLLCCCYLLWFIFIAVAPRTIDSKLVTTLPGFDGRLPFRLHTGYVEVDQGTELFYYFVESEAGGEGDPFLLWLTGGDHCSVFSGLAYEIGPIRFVLEPYNGSLPRLHINPNSWTKVAHILFVDSPVGAGFSFSKQPKGYEVGDVSSSLQLHDFLIKWFSDHPKYLKNPFYIGGDSYAGKLVPYIVHIISQGIEAGNSPRINLKGYLVGNPSTGESIDISSKVPYAHGVGIISDQLYETILGHCQGQDYMFPTNDLCAQALDDFNHLLSEVQQAQILLDTCVFASVPARPEADSGTEYSGGSGRRILVGNPPPRPPFGCITYGYYLSYFWANAEVTRNALGIKEGSVEEWVRCHNGDLPYTIDLRSSIEYHRNVTANGGYRALVYSGDHDAMVPHLGTQAWIRSLGFPIAHHWRAWHLHGQSAGFTLTYSNNMTFATIKGGGHTAPEYEPEGCFAMFSRWILGEPL; from the exons ATGATCCCGACGCGGCTGCTCTGCTGCTGCTACTTGCTGTGGTTCATCTTCATCGCCGTCGCCCCGCGCACGATCGATTCCAAGCTGGTGACCACCCTCCCTGGCTTCGACGGCCGCCTCCCCTTCCGCCTCCACACTGG GTACGTGGAGGTGGACCAGGGCACGGAGCTCTTCTACTACTTTGTCGAGTcggaggccggcggcgagggggacccttTCCTTCTCTGGCTCACCGGCGGCGACCACTGCTCCGTCTTCAGCGGGCTCGCCTACGAGATCG GTCCCATCAGGTTCGTCCTGGAGCCCTACAATGGCAGCTTACCACGCCTGCACATCAAtccaaactcatggacaaag GTGGCACACATCCTGTTCGTCGACTCACCGGTGGGTGCTGGATTTTCCTTTTCCAAGCAACCCAAGGGGTACGAGGTCGGGGATGTGTCCTCCTCATTGCAGCTCCATGACTTCCTCATCAAGTGGTTCAGCGACCACCCCAAATACCTGAAAAATCCTTTCTATATCGGTGGAGATTCCTATGCTGGAAAACTTGTGCCATATATCGTGCACATCATTTCACAAG GTATTGAAGCAGGAAATAGTCCCCGCATTAATCTTAAG GGATATCTAGTAGGTAACCCGTCGACTGGTGAAAGCATCGATATAAGCTCTAAAGTGCCATATGCTCACGGAGTTGGTATAATATCAGATCAATTATACGAG ACCATATTGGGGCATTGCCAAGGACAGGACTACATGTTTCCAACAAATGATTTGTGCGCCCAAGCTTTGGATGATTTCAATCAT CTTTTGTCCGAAGTTCAGCAGGCCCAAATTTTGTTGGACACCTGCGTTTTTGCGTCCGTTCCAGCCCGACCAGAAGCTGATAGTGGGACCGAGTACTCGGGTGGCTCTGGTAGGAGGATCCTAGTTGGAAATCCGCCACCTCGCCCTCCATTTGGATGTATC ACCTATGGGTACTACCTATCGTATTTCTGGGCAAATGCGGAGGTGACCCGAAATGCTCTTGGGATCAAGGAGGGGAGCGTGGAGGAGTGGGTGAGGTGCCACAACGGCGATCTGCCCTACACAATCGACCTCAGGAGCAGCATTGAGTACCACCGGAACGTCACGGCCAATGGTGGCTACCGTGCGCTTGTATACAGCGGCGACCATGACGCGATGGTGCCGCACCTGGGGACACAGGCGTGGATAAGGTCACTTGGCTTCCCCATCGCCCACCATTGGAGGGCGTGGCATCTCCATGGCCAGTCTGCTGG GTTCACCTTAACTTACTCCAACAACATGACATTCGCAACCATTAAG GGCGGCGGGCACACCGCGCCGGAGTACGAGCCCGAGGGGTGCTTCGCCATGTTTAGCCGATGGATACTCGGCGAACCACTCTAG